A stretch of Malus sylvestris chromosome 11, drMalSylv7.2, whole genome shotgun sequence DNA encodes these proteins:
- the LOC126589501 gene encoding protein WHAT'S THIS FACTOR 1 homolog, chloroplastic-like — protein sequence MLSKTRSISSYLHTRKPTLTPSTHPATHLQSQSISSLKVVWRKDQKLDQAIENDKPYKLCARVVKEVHNEPGRVIPLRYLEKRRERLRLNIKVKTFLRRNPGLFDVYYDRIKPKSEPVQFLRFSDRLRMFLEEEERIFKENEPLIVSKLCKLLMMCRDRVVSVDKLVHVKREFGFPNDFLVSLVPKYPQYFRILGCPGEEKCYLELVSWNPEFAKSVIERRAEEDSNLTGIRVRPNFNYRLPSGFFLKKEMREWVRDWVEMDYISPYEDVSKLDQASQEMEKRTVGVFHELLSLSLFKRIPVPILGKFSDEYRFSNAFSNAFTRHAGIFYLSLKGGIKTAVLREAYKDDQLIDRDPLLEIKDKFAELLEEGWRGRREQLRLQREEVEKDKEMMTGQ from the exons ATGCTTTCCAAAACGCGGTCAATCTCTTCCTATCTGCACACCCGCAAACCCACTCTCACACCCAGCACCCACCCAGCAACCCACCTCCAATCCCAATCAATCTCGAGCCTCAAAGTCGTATGGCGCAAGGACCAGAAGCTGGACCAGGCAATCGAAAACGACAAGCCCTACAAGCTCTGCGCCCGCGTCGTCAAGGAGGTCCACAACGAACCGGGTCGGGTCATCCCGCTCCGGTACCTTGAAAAACGGCGCGAGAGGCTGCGGCTCAACATCAAAGTCAAGACCTTTCTTAGGAGAAACCCAGGTTTGTTTGATGTTTACTATGATAGGATTAAACCCAAATCGGAACCGGTTCAGTTTCTTCGATTTAGCGATAGGTTAAGGATGTTTCTCGAGGAGGAGGAGAGGATTTTTAAGGAAAATGAGCCGTTGATTGTGTCTAAATTGTGTAAATTGCTGATGATGTGTAGGGATAGGGTTGTTAGTGTTGATAAATTGGTTCATGTGAAGAGGGAATTCGGGTTTCCGAACGATTTCTTGGTTAGCTTGGTGCCCAAGTATCCGCAGTATTTTCGGATACTTGGGTGCCCCGGAGAGGAGAAATGTTATCTGGAATTGGTTTCTTGGAACCCCGAGTTTGCGAAATCAGTGATTGAGAGGAGGGCAGAAGAGGACTCGAATTTGACAGGGATTCGGGTTCGGCCTAATTTTAACTATAGGCTGCCATCAGGATTTTtcttgaagaaggaaatgagggAGTGGGTTAGGGATTGGGTGGAAATGGATTACATTTCTCCGTATGAGGATGTATCGAAATTGGATCAAGCTTCGCAGGAAATGGAGAAGAGGACGGTTGGAGTTTTTCATGAGTTGTTGTCGTTGTCTTTATTTAAGAGGATTCCTGTGCCGATATTGGGGAAATTTAGTGACGAGTATAGATTTTCGAATGCATTCTCAAATGCCTTCACAAGGCACGCGGGGATATTCTATCTGTCGTTGAAGGGAGGGATTAAGACGGCGGTGCTGAGGGAAGCGTACAAGGATGATCAGTTGATTGACCGGGATCCATTGCTAGAGATAAAGGACAAGTTTGCAGAGCTATTGGAGGAGGGATGGAGGGGGAGACGAGAGCAGTTGCGGTTGCAAAGGGAAGAGGTTGAGAAGGACAAGGAGATGATGACAG GGCAATGA
- the LOC126589500 gene encoding DUF21 domain-containing protein At4g14240-like — MMSWNGARDLVTTLDDIPFGTGSWYLYAGVSCLLVLFAGIMSGLTLGLMSLNLVDLEILQRSGSSTEKKQAAKILPVVQKQHQLLVTLLLCNACAMEALPLYLDKIFNPVVAVVLSVTFVLLFGEVIPQSICSKYGLSVGANFIWLVRILMVICYPIAYPIAKVLDKVLGHSDDLFRRAQLKALVSIHGQEAGKGGELTHDETTIISGALDLTEKTAEEAMTPIESTFSLDVNSNLDWEAIGKILARGHSRVPVYYENPKNIIGLLLVKSLLTVRAEAEIPVSAISIRRMPRVPADMPLYDILNEFQKGSSHLAAVVKSKGKSNLLAIPDIENFEDKLAKLKSQLAASLPTKQDEKSGSVSLDIDKAPRSLINNPTVQPNATIPNSSEDIEAGEVIGIITLEDVFEELLQEEIVDETDVYIDVHRRIRVAAAAAASSMARAPSTRKLLAGALSKHGQTPRKSAEDDGHSTRFSGSPREPLLGSRR, encoded by the exons ATGATGTCGTGGAACGGCGCCAGGGACCTGGTGACCACGTTGGACGACATCCCGTTCGGGACGGGGTCGTGGTATCTCTACGCCGGCGTCTCGTGCCTGCTCGTCCTATTCGCCGGGATCATGTCTGGCCTCACCTTGGGATTGATGTCGCTCAATCTCGTCGACCTCGAAATCCTCCAGCGCAGCGGTAGCTCCACCGAGAAGAAGCAAGCCG CTAAGATACTGCCCGTTGTGCAAAAGCAGCACCAGCTTTTGGTCACTCTGCTTCTCTGCAATGCTTGTGCCATGGAG GCGCTTCCTTTATACCTTGATAAAATCTTTAACCCAGTTGTTGCTGTTGTGCTGTCTgtaacttttgttctgttattCGGAGAG GTTATTCCACAATCTATATGCTCAAAATATGGACTTTCGGTTGGTGCCAATTTCATTTGGCTTGTTCGCATTCTTATGGTCATCTGTTATCCGATTGCATACCCAATTGCAAAG GTTCTTGATAAGGTACTTGGACATAGTGATGATTTGTTTAGGCGGGCTCAGTTGAAGGCCCTCGTCTCTATTCATGGCCAAGAG GCTGGTAAGGGAGGTGAACTCACGCATGATGAGACAACGATCATCAGCGGAGCCCTGGATTTAACTGAAAAG ACCGCAGAGGAAGCTATGACACCTATTGAATCAACATTTTCCTTGGATGTTAATTCAAACTTAGACTG GGAAGCAATTGGGAAAATTCTTGCACGAGGTCATAGTCGAGTCCCTGTCTATTATGAAAATCCGAAAAACATTATCGGCCTTCTTCTG GTGAAAAGTCTTCTCACTGTACGAGCAGAAGCAGAGATTCCAGTCAGTGCCATTTCAATTCGAAGAATGCCTAG GGTTCCTGCAGATATGCCGCTGTATGATATACTTAATGAGTTTCAAAAAGGAAGCAGTCACCTGGCAGCTGTAGTGAAGAGCAAAGGAAAGAGCAACCttctggcaattcctgacataGAGAATTTCGAGGATAAACTGGCAAAGTTAAAATCTCAACTAGCTGCCTCCTTGCCAACCAAGCAAGATGAAAAATCAGGGAGTGTTTCTCTTGACATAGATAAAGCTCCAAGGTCTCTGATAAACAACCCAACCGTTCAGCCAAATGCTACAATTCCAAATTCATCAGAGGACATTGAAGCCGGGGAGGTCATAGGAATCATCACCCTGGAGGATGTTTTTGAAGAACTGCTGCAA GAGGAAATTGTAGATGAGACAGATGTATATATCGATGTACATAGGAG GATACGTGTGGCTGCTGCAGCAGCTGCTTCATCCATGGCAAGAGCTCCATCAACTCGGAAGTTGCTTGCA GGAGCTCTAAGCAAGCACGGGCAAACCCCAAGGAAGTCTGCCGAAGATGATGGGCATTCGACGAGGTTTTCAGGGTCTCCACGAGAGCCTCTTCTAGGCAGTAGGAGATGA
- the LOC126589734 gene encoding uncharacterized protein LOC126589734 isoform X2 codes for MGFNAVFGCLKEVFPQVDFRILRAIAIEHPFDADAAVLDVLTQQKEKGKLLMHQQVIKESGVPEPGPAAGDDHTSGSSHGNPTLVKQVDSLQNGPVQSDADTSTGSEAVISDVKGMNFDVQVGQQQSASGMTSLSMPEKDAVNGTLVDVLPKWKSFYFPVNCDYESVLHETRDKVESFAVDSSFPEHAPNAPQCDIPPEFSSGPLLADDEVESFAVDSSFPEHAPNAPQCDIPPEHAPNAPQSDIPPEFSSGPLLADDEVESLAVDSSFPEHAPNAPQCDIRPEFSSGPLLADDNLQASGPLDHTSEKDCSPREMVDNDIEETATNSVCNIDVLEEIIEDSKHNKKTLFSAMESVISMMREVEVQEKAVDIVQEEASRGGLDIMVKVEELKQMLAHAKDANDMHAGEVFGEKAILATEARELQSRLLNLSDERDKSLAILNEMRGTLEERLDAAAEARRLAEQDKLEKEECARKALAEQEAEMEKVVQESKILQQQAEENSKLREFLMDRGRIVDMLQGEISVICHDVRLLKEKFDERVPLSESVSSSQTSCILASSGSSMKSVAFDLVPERLELPKSPEKASPAPSVDGLSPKSILERERTKADQKELIDGGWDVVFDEELDV; via the exons ATGGGTTTCAATGCGGTTTTTGGCTGCTTAAAGGAAGTTTTTCCACAG GTTGATTTTCGCATTCTGAGGGCTATTGCTATTGAACATCCCTTTGATGCCGATGCAGCTGTCCTCGATGTTCTTA CTCAACAGAAGGAGAAGGGTAAACTATTGATGCACCAGCAGGTAATTAAGGAATCAGGGGTTCCAGAACCTGGACCGGCAGCTGGTGATGATCACACAAGTGGTTCCTCTCATGGCAACCCCACGCTGGTGAAGCAAGTGGACTCATTGCAGAATGGTCCTGTTCAATCAGATGCGGATACAAGTACTGGAAGTGAAGCAGTGATTTCTGATGTAAAGGGTATGAATTTTGATGTCCAAGTTGGGCAGCAGCAGTCTGCATCTGGCATGACGAGTCTTTCAATGCCTGAAAAAGATGCAGTAAATGGCACCTTGGTTGATGTGCTTCCTAAGTGGAAAAGTTTTTATTTCCCTGTGAATTGTGATTACGAATCGGTTCTCCATGAAACACGTGATAAAGTAGAATCATTTGCGGTTGATTCTTCTTTCCCAGAACATGCACCCAATGCTCCACAGTGTGACATTCCTCCAGAGTTTAGTTCAGGCCCTCTTCTTGCTGATGATGAAGTAGAATCATTTGCAGTTGATTCTTCTTTCCCAGAACATGCACCCAATGCTCCACAGTGTGACATTCCTCCAGAGCATGCACCCAATGCTCCACAGTCTGACATTCCTCCAGAGTTTAGTTCAGGCCCTCTTCTTGCTGATGATGAAGTAGAATCATTGGCAGTTGATTCTTCTTTCCCAGAACATGCACCCAATGCTCCACAGTGTGACATTCGTCCAGAGTTTAGTTCAGGCCCTCTTCTTGCTGATGACAACTTACAGGCATCTGGTCCTTTGGATCATACTTCTGAGAAAGACTGTTCTCCAAGGGAAATGGTTGATAATGACATTGAGGAGACCGCCACAAACAGCGTATGCAATATTGATGTTCTGGAAGAGATCATTGAAGATTCTAAACATAACAAG AAAACCCTGTTTTCAGCCATGGAATCGGTCATCAGCATGATGAGAGAAGTGGAGGTCCAGGAGAAAGCGGTGGATATTGTTCAAGAGGAAGCTTCTAGGGGAGGTTTGGATATCATGGTCAAGGTGGAGGAGCTTAAACAGATGTTGGCACATGCAAAAGACGCAAATGACAtg CATGCTGGAGAAGTCTTTGGGGAGAAAGCAATTTTAGCAACTGAAGCGAGGGAGCTTCAGTCTCGATTGCTCAACTTATCAGATGAGAGAGATAAATCACTTGCGATTCTTAATGAG ATGCGTGGAACCCTTGAGGAACGGCTAGATGCGGCAGCGGAGGCAAGGAGACTGGCCGAGCAGGACAAGCTAGAAAAGGAAGAATGTGCCCGGAAAGCTCTTGCTGAACAAGAAGCGGAGATGGAGAAAGTTGTTCAGGAGTCGAAAATATTGCAACAACAGGCGGAGGAAAATTCGAAG tTACGGGAGTTTCTGATGGATCGTGGCCGCATTGTTGATATGCTACA AGGAGAAATTTCTGTTATTTGTCACGATGTCAGGCTTCTGAAAGAGAAGTTTGATGAGCGGGTTCCGCTAAGCGAGTCAGTATCCTCGAGCCAGACGAGCTGCATCCTAGCTTCTTCAGGCTCATCCATGAAAAGCGTGGCATTCGATTTAGTTCCAGAACGACTTGAGTTACCAAAGTCGCCAGAGAAGGCAAGCCCCGCTCCTTCAGTTGACGGCCTATCACCAAAAAGCATACTCGAACGGGAAAGAACCAAGGCCGATCAAAAGGAACTTATCGACGGTGGATGGGATGTCGTCTTCGACGAAGAATTGGATGTCTAA
- the LOC126589734 gene encoding uncharacterized protein LOC126589734 isoform X1: protein MGFNAVFGCLKEVFPQVDFRILRAIAIEHPFDADAAVLDVLSEFPNLATQSFLAVSPVQVQSSGTPPVQAAQQKEKGKLLMHQQVIKESGVPEPGPAAGDDHTSGSSHGNPTLVKQVDSLQNGPVQSDADTSTGSEAVISDVKGMNFDVQVGQQQSASGMTSLSMPEKDAVNGTLVDVLPKWKSFYFPVNCDYESVLHETRDKVESFAVDSSFPEHAPNAPQCDIPPEFSSGPLLADDEVESFAVDSSFPEHAPNAPQCDIPPEHAPNAPQSDIPPEFSSGPLLADDEVESLAVDSSFPEHAPNAPQCDIRPEFSSGPLLADDNLQASGPLDHTSEKDCSPREMVDNDIEETATNSVCNIDVLEEIIEDSKHNKKTLFSAMESVISMMREVEVQEKAVDIVQEEASRGGLDIMVKVEELKQMLAHAKDANDMHAGEVFGEKAILATEARELQSRLLNLSDERDKSLAILNEMRGTLEERLDAAAEARRLAEQDKLEKEECARKALAEQEAEMEKVVQESKILQQQAEENSKLREFLMDRGRIVDMLQGEISVICHDVRLLKEKFDERVPLSESVSSSQTSCILASSGSSMKSVAFDLVPERLELPKSPEKASPAPSVDGLSPKSILERERTKADQKELIDGGWDVVFDEELDV from the exons ATGGGTTTCAATGCGGTTTTTGGCTGCTTAAAGGAAGTTTTTCCACAG GTTGATTTTCGCATTCTGAGGGCTATTGCTATTGAACATCCCTTTGATGCCGATGCAGCTGTCCTCGATGTTCTTAGTGAGTTCCCTAACTTGGCTACACAATCGTTTTTGGCTGTCAGTCCTGTGCAGGTTCAGAGTTCTGGGACTCCACCGGTACAAGCAG CTCAACAGAAGGAGAAGGGTAAACTATTGATGCACCAGCAGGTAATTAAGGAATCAGGGGTTCCAGAACCTGGACCGGCAGCTGGTGATGATCACACAAGTGGTTCCTCTCATGGCAACCCCACGCTGGTGAAGCAAGTGGACTCATTGCAGAATGGTCCTGTTCAATCAGATGCGGATACAAGTACTGGAAGTGAAGCAGTGATTTCTGATGTAAAGGGTATGAATTTTGATGTCCAAGTTGGGCAGCAGCAGTCTGCATCTGGCATGACGAGTCTTTCAATGCCTGAAAAAGATGCAGTAAATGGCACCTTGGTTGATGTGCTTCCTAAGTGGAAAAGTTTTTATTTCCCTGTGAATTGTGATTACGAATCGGTTCTCCATGAAACACGTGATAAAGTAGAATCATTTGCGGTTGATTCTTCTTTCCCAGAACATGCACCCAATGCTCCACAGTGTGACATTCCTCCAGAGTTTAGTTCAGGCCCTCTTCTTGCTGATGATGAAGTAGAATCATTTGCAGTTGATTCTTCTTTCCCAGAACATGCACCCAATGCTCCACAGTGTGACATTCCTCCAGAGCATGCACCCAATGCTCCACAGTCTGACATTCCTCCAGAGTTTAGTTCAGGCCCTCTTCTTGCTGATGATGAAGTAGAATCATTGGCAGTTGATTCTTCTTTCCCAGAACATGCACCCAATGCTCCACAGTGTGACATTCGTCCAGAGTTTAGTTCAGGCCCTCTTCTTGCTGATGACAACTTACAGGCATCTGGTCCTTTGGATCATACTTCTGAGAAAGACTGTTCTCCAAGGGAAATGGTTGATAATGACATTGAGGAGACCGCCACAAACAGCGTATGCAATATTGATGTTCTGGAAGAGATCATTGAAGATTCTAAACATAACAAG AAAACCCTGTTTTCAGCCATGGAATCGGTCATCAGCATGATGAGAGAAGTGGAGGTCCAGGAGAAAGCGGTGGATATTGTTCAAGAGGAAGCTTCTAGGGGAGGTTTGGATATCATGGTCAAGGTGGAGGAGCTTAAACAGATGTTGGCACATGCAAAAGACGCAAATGACAtg CATGCTGGAGAAGTCTTTGGGGAGAAAGCAATTTTAGCAACTGAAGCGAGGGAGCTTCAGTCTCGATTGCTCAACTTATCAGATGAGAGAGATAAATCACTTGCGATTCTTAATGAG ATGCGTGGAACCCTTGAGGAACGGCTAGATGCGGCAGCGGAGGCAAGGAGACTGGCCGAGCAGGACAAGCTAGAAAAGGAAGAATGTGCCCGGAAAGCTCTTGCTGAACAAGAAGCGGAGATGGAGAAAGTTGTTCAGGAGTCGAAAATATTGCAACAACAGGCGGAGGAAAATTCGAAG tTACGGGAGTTTCTGATGGATCGTGGCCGCATTGTTGATATGCTACA AGGAGAAATTTCTGTTATTTGTCACGATGTCAGGCTTCTGAAAGAGAAGTTTGATGAGCGGGTTCCGCTAAGCGAGTCAGTATCCTCGAGCCAGACGAGCTGCATCCTAGCTTCTTCAGGCTCATCCATGAAAAGCGTGGCATTCGATTTAGTTCCAGAACGACTTGAGTTACCAAAGTCGCCAGAGAAGGCAAGCCCCGCTCCTTCAGTTGACGGCCTATCACCAAAAAGCATACTCGAACGGGAAAGAACCAAGGCCGATCAAAAGGAACTTATCGACGGTGGATGGGATGTCGTCTTCGACGAAGAATTGGATGTCTAA
- the LOC126588479 gene encoding small polypeptide DEVIL 14-like, which yields MDMEAKAIPTRTRSSSSKVRPWGRCSKQIREQRARLYIIWRCSVMLLCWHE from the coding sequence CATGGAAGCCAAGGCGATTCCAACAAGGACGAGGAGTTCTAGTTCGAAGGTTCGGCCATGGGGACGGTGTTCGAAGCAGATACGAGAGCAGCGGGCGCGGCTTTACATCATATGGAGATGTAGTGTGATGCTCTTATGCTGGCATGAGTAA